Proteins encoded together in one Catellatospora citrea window:
- the cobA gene encoding uroporphyrinogen-III C-methyltransferase, translating into MSDLYPLALRLDGRPVLVVGGGAVATRRVPALLAAGAQVRLVAPELTPALRGLADAGRLTWLERPFAESDLDGVWLVQVAVDDHDAAESVSAAAEQRRIFCVRADDRHAASAWTPAVARHGAVTVAVLAGGSPRRAVAVRDRIANLLATDEATVPETVKGTVALVGGGPGDPELITVKGRRLLAAADVVVADRLGPGLLLDELRADVELVDVAKLPYGPAAQQEEINRILVERAKAGLFVVRLKGGDPYVFGRGGEEVLACAEAGVPVTVVPGVTSAISVPAAAGIPVTHRRVAHEFTVVSGHIGPDHPDSLVDWPALARLRGTLVILMGLKNLPAIVATLLAHGRDAATPAAIVQEGTTDQQKSVHGTLADLPDLAKQLNPPAIVVIGHVADVLPPLR; encoded by the coding sequence GTGAGTGACCTCTACCCCTTGGCGTTGCGGTTGGACGGGCGGCCGGTGCTGGTCGTCGGCGGTGGCGCGGTGGCGACCCGGCGGGTGCCCGCGCTGCTGGCGGCCGGTGCACAGGTGCGCCTGGTCGCGCCGGAACTGACGCCCGCGCTGCGCGGGCTGGCCGACGCGGGCCGGCTCACCTGGCTGGAGCGGCCGTTCGCCGAGTCCGACCTGGACGGCGTCTGGCTGGTGCAGGTCGCGGTCGACGACCACGACGCCGCGGAGTCGGTCTCGGCCGCTGCGGAGCAGCGCCGCATCTTCTGCGTACGCGCCGACGACCGGCACGCCGCGAGCGCCTGGACCCCGGCGGTGGCCCGGCACGGCGCGGTGACCGTGGCCGTGCTCGCGGGCGGCTCGCCGCGGCGGGCGGTGGCGGTGCGCGACCGCATCGCGAACCTGCTGGCCACCGACGAGGCGACCGTGCCGGAGACGGTGAAGGGCACCGTGGCGCTGGTCGGCGGCGGTCCCGGCGACCCGGAGCTGATCACGGTCAAGGGCCGTCGCCTGCTGGCCGCCGCCGACGTGGTGGTCGCCGACCGGCTCGGCCCCGGCCTGCTCCTCGACGAGCTGCGCGCCGACGTGGAACTCGTCGACGTGGCGAAGCTGCCCTATGGACCGGCCGCGCAGCAGGAGGAGATCAACCGCATCCTGGTGGAACGGGCCAAGGCCGGGCTGTTCGTGGTGCGCCTCAAGGGCGGTGACCCGTACGTCTTCGGCCGCGGCGGCGAAGAGGTGCTGGCCTGCGCCGAGGCGGGCGTGCCGGTGACTGTGGTGCCCGGCGTGACCAGCGCGATCTCGGTGCCCGCCGCGGCGGGCATCCCGGTGACGCACCGCCGGGTCGCGCACGAGTTCACCGTGGTCAGCGGGCACATCGGCCCGGACCATCCGGACTCCCTGGTGGACTGGCCCGCGCTGGCTCGGCTGCGCGGCACCCTGGTGATCCTGATGGGCCTGAAGAACCTGCCCGCCATCGTGGCGACCCTGCTGGCCCACGGCCGCGACGCCGCGACCCCGGCCGCGATCGTCCAGGAGGGCACGACGGACCAGCAGAAGTCCGTCCACGGCACCCTCGCCGACCTACCTGACCTGGCCAAGCAGCTCAACCCGCCCGCCATCGTCGTCATCGGCCACGTCGCCGACGTCCTCCCACCCCTGCGCTGA
- the cobT gene encoding nicotinate-nucleotide--dimethylbenzimidazole phosphoribosyltransferase: MLGLTIEAVRPLDAAAMKLARELQARLTKPAGSLGELEELSVRLAGLAAACPPPRLEPAQLAVFAGDHGVHAQGVTPWPQEVTAQMVGNFLAGGAAVNALARQTGVTVTVVDIGVAADLPPADGLISAKVRAGTRDMTVEPAMTRAEAQAALEVGIQTASAMIDGGARVLLTGDMGIGNTTASAALISAFTGRDPGVVTGYGTGIDAPTHLRKVEVIRQALALHGPSWGGDPATDPVAVLAALGGLEHAGLAGFILGAASRRVPVILDGVIAAAAALTAVAIAPSSRDAMIAGHQSVEPGASVALSQLELNPLLDLGLRLGEGTGAVLAYPIVAGAVRVLHEMATFDSAGVASKDEQQQ, translated from the coding sequence CTGTTGGGCTTAACGATCGAGGCGGTCCGTCCGCTCGACGCCGCCGCGATGAAGCTGGCCCGGGAACTGCAGGCCCGGCTGACCAAGCCCGCCGGCTCGCTCGGCGAGCTGGAGGAGCTGTCGGTGCGCCTGGCCGGGCTGGCCGCGGCCTGCCCGCCCCCGCGGCTGGAGCCCGCCCAGCTCGCCGTCTTCGCCGGCGACCACGGCGTGCACGCGCAGGGCGTGACCCCGTGGCCGCAAGAGGTCACCGCGCAGATGGTCGGCAACTTCCTGGCCGGCGGCGCCGCCGTGAACGCGCTGGCCCGGCAGACCGGCGTCACGGTGACCGTGGTCGACATCGGCGTCGCCGCCGACCTGCCCCCCGCCGACGGCCTGATCTCGGCCAAGGTGCGGGCCGGCACCCGGGACATGACCGTCGAGCCCGCGATGACCCGCGCCGAGGCGCAGGCCGCGCTGGAAGTCGGCATCCAGACCGCGTCCGCGATGATCGACGGCGGGGCCCGCGTGCTGCTCACCGGCGACATGGGCATCGGCAACACCACCGCGTCGGCGGCGCTGATCTCCGCGTTCACCGGCCGCGACCCCGGCGTGGTGACCGGCTACGGCACCGGCATCGACGCGCCCACCCACCTGCGCAAGGTCGAGGTGATCCGGCAGGCGCTGGCCCTGCACGGACCGTCCTGGGGCGGCGACCCGGCCACCGACCCGGTCGCGGTGCTGGCCGCGCTCGGCGGCCTGGAGCACGCCGGGCTGGCGGGCTTCATCCTCGGCGCGGCGTCGCGCCGGGTGCCGGTCATCCTCGACGGCGTGATCGCCGCGGCCGCCGCGCTGACGGCGGTGGCCATCGCGCCCAGCAGCCGGGACGCCATGATCGCGGGGCATCAGTCGGTCGAGCCGGGCGCTAGCGTGGCTTTGTCGCAGCTCGAACTGAACCCGCTGCTCGACCTCGGCCTCCGGCTGGGCGAGGGCACCGGCGCCGTGCTGGCCTACCCCATCGTGGCCGGCGCGGTGCGGGTCCTGCACGAGATGGCGACCTTCGACAGTGCTGGCGTCGCCTCTAAGGATGAACAGCAACAGTGA
- a CDS encoding transglycosylase domain-containing protein, with protein sequence MKPLSRLKGAISATGRLAPILRSGLIAGVVVAAVTYPLAAVGGLGLKAGADFYDSLPAELKSLPPAQTSYVYASDGKTLLTNFYEEHRKYSPIADVSENIRKAIVASEDGRFYEHNGVDAKGIARAFVANHTAGEVSQGASTLTMQYVRMALRDGAQTPSEVMAATEQTPLRKIREARLAIKVEKELSKTDILERYLNVAYFGHRAYGVFAAAQIFFSKLPKDLTLAESATLAGLVKAPTAYDPAGSDQTAATQRRNYVIDRMAELGYITPEVAATTKKEPIKLKITEPPNDCIAVAKQNNSWGFFCDMFKNWWLSQPAFGANPGEREDNLRRGGYKITTSLDPKVQDIAMDHVTKRQPIGSAYALGEVVVQPGTGLVKAMAVNRTYSLDQDGNGAHTDPKRYGKVKGNYPNTVNPLLGGGNLPGYQAGSTFKIFTMVAALDAGMKMNTWFYAPHRYKSQYFAGWGERGSCGGGHWCPSNASGSMTGNHAMWSGFGKSVNTYFVQLEQKVGADKAVRMAERLGLKWRTDIDQLQASPGKSKTWGSFTLGVADTTPLEMANAYATMAADGKFCEALPVTGIIKPDGTPAMMEVKGKQVPVATPRCRQEVSKDVARAATDAMRCVTGYGAAKGGCGGWSTAPGVYGMVDRPVAGKTGTTDDTRAAWFVGFTKELAAAAFMADPDNPFHATGDYNAWKPIETVAYTLKDSLKGKDVQQFTPPSDNILGKKPANLPKMKKKKKN encoded by the coding sequence GTGAAGCCGCTTAGCCGCCTAAAAGGTGCAATTTCCGCCACCGGACGTCTCGCGCCGATCCTGCGCTCGGGCCTGATCGCAGGCGTCGTCGTCGCCGCGGTCACCTACCCCCTCGCCGCCGTGGGCGGCCTCGGGCTGAAGGCCGGCGCCGATTTCTACGACTCGCTGCCGGCCGAGCTCAAGAGCCTGCCGCCGGCGCAGACCAGCTACGTGTACGCGTCGGACGGCAAGACGCTGCTCACGAACTTCTACGAGGAACACCGCAAGTACTCGCCGATCGCCGACGTGTCGGAGAACATCCGCAAGGCGATCGTGGCCAGCGAGGACGGGCGCTTCTACGAGCACAACGGCGTCGACGCCAAGGGCATCGCGCGCGCCTTCGTGGCCAACCACACCGCGGGTGAGGTCTCCCAGGGCGCGTCGACGCTGACCATGCAGTACGTGCGCATGGCACTGCGCGACGGCGCGCAGACCCCCAGCGAGGTCATGGCGGCGACCGAGCAGACCCCACTGCGCAAGATCCGTGAGGCCCGGCTGGCCATCAAGGTGGAGAAGGAACTGTCGAAGACCGACATCCTCGAGCGCTACCTGAACGTGGCCTACTTCGGGCACCGTGCCTACGGCGTCTTCGCCGCGGCGCAGATCTTCTTCTCCAAGCTGCCGAAGGACCTGACGCTGGCCGAGTCGGCCACCCTGGCGGGCCTCGTCAAGGCGCCCACCGCGTACGACCCGGCGGGCAGCGACCAGACGGCGGCCACCCAGCGGCGCAACTACGTCATCGACCGGATGGCCGAACTCGGCTACATCACACCCGAGGTCGCGGCGACGACGAAGAAGGAACCCATCAAGCTGAAGATCACCGAGCCGCCGAACGACTGCATCGCGGTCGCCAAGCAGAACAACAGCTGGGGCTTCTTCTGCGACATGTTCAAGAACTGGTGGCTGTCGCAGCCGGCGTTCGGGGCCAACCCGGGCGAGCGCGAGGACAACCTGCGCCGCGGCGGCTACAAGATCACCACTTCGCTGGACCCGAAGGTCCAGGACATCGCGATGGACCACGTCACCAAGCGCCAGCCCATCGGCAGCGCGTACGCCCTGGGCGAGGTCGTGGTGCAGCCCGGCACCGGGCTGGTCAAGGCGATGGCGGTGAACCGCACCTACTCCCTCGACCAGGACGGCAACGGGGCGCACACCGACCCCAAGCGCTACGGCAAGGTCAAGGGCAACTACCCGAACACGGTGAACCCGCTGCTCGGCGGCGGCAACCTGCCCGGCTACCAGGCCGGCTCGACGTTCAAGATCTTCACAATGGTCGCCGCGCTCGACGCCGGCATGAAGATGAACACCTGGTTCTACGCGCCGCACCGGTACAAGTCGCAGTACTTCGCCGGCTGGGGCGAGCGCGGCTCCTGCGGCGGCGGGCACTGGTGCCCGTCCAACGCCAGCGGCTCGATGACCGGCAACCACGCCATGTGGTCGGGCTTCGGCAAGTCGGTCAACACGTACTTCGTGCAGCTCGAGCAGAAGGTCGGCGCGGACAAGGCGGTGCGCATGGCCGAGCGGCTCGGCCTGAAGTGGCGCACCGACATCGACCAGCTGCAGGCCTCCCCGGGCAAGTCCAAGACCTGGGGTTCGTTCACCCTCGGCGTCGCGGACACCACGCCGCTGGAGATGGCCAACGCGTACGCCACCATGGCGGCCGACGGCAAGTTCTGCGAGGCGCTGCCGGTCACCGGGATCATCAAGCCCGACGGCACCCCGGCGATGATGGAGGTCAAGGGCAAGCAGGTGCCGGTCGCCACGCCCCGCTGCCGGCAGGAGGTCAGCAAGGACGTGGCCCGCGCCGCCACCGACGCGATGCGCTGCGTCACCGGGTACGGCGCGGCCAAGGGCGGCTGCGGCGGCTGGTCCACCGCCCCCGGCGTCTACGGCATGGTCGACCGCCCGGTCGCGGGCAAGACCGGCACCACCGACGACACCCGGGCCGCCTGGTTCGTCGGGTTCACCAAGGAGCTGGCCGCGGCGGCGTTCATGGCCGACCCGGACAACCCGTTCCACGCCACCGGCGACTACAACGCCTGGAAGCCGATCGAGACCGTGGCGTACACGCTCAAGGACTCGCTGAAGGGCAAGGACGTGCAGCAGTTCACGCCACCGTCCGACAACATCCTCGGCAAGAAGCCCGCGAACCTGCCGAAGATGAAGAAAAAGAAGAAGAACTGA
- a CDS encoding GNAT family N-acetyltransferase: MSANPDSGVAGLGNIAVRRFPTMTVQTPRLDVRPLVAADADPVTEIFADKQTQRWLPFPKEFGQIDGRSWCTEMAGERRDSGAGDHYGIVRREDQRLVGCLWTKRTDWVGRVTEISYAVSADTRGLGMAPEAVDALTLALVLEHGFQRIELRVAPGNTASRRVAEKAGFTYEGLLRNAGYVHSGRVDLEVWSIVAADLR, translated from the coding sequence ATGTCTGCCAATCCCGATTCCGGCGTGGCCGGGCTGGGCAACATCGCGGTGCGCCGCTTTCCGACGATGACCGTGCAGACGCCGCGGCTGGACGTGCGCCCGCTGGTGGCCGCCGACGCCGACCCGGTGACGGAGATCTTCGCGGACAAGCAGACGCAGCGCTGGCTGCCGTTCCCGAAGGAGTTCGGCCAGATCGACGGGCGCTCGTGGTGCACGGAGATGGCGGGGGAGCGCCGCGACAGCGGGGCGGGCGACCACTACGGCATCGTGCGGCGCGAGGACCAGCGGCTGGTGGGCTGCCTGTGGACCAAGCGCACGGACTGGGTCGGCCGGGTCACCGAGATCTCGTACGCCGTCTCCGCGGACACCCGCGGGCTGGGCATGGCGCCGGAGGCGGTGGACGCGCTGACCCTGGCGCTGGTGCTGGAGCACGGCTTCCAGCGCATCGAGCTGCGGGTGGCCCCGGGCAACACCGCGTCGCGGCGGGTGGCCGAGAAGGCCGGCTTCACCTACGAGGGCCTGCTGCGCAACGCCGGATACGTGCACAGCGGCCGGGTGGACCTGGAGGTCTGGTCGATAGTGGCCGCCGACCTGCGCTGA
- a CDS encoding SURF1 family cytochrome oxidase biogenesis protein, with protein sequence MHALLTRRWLTVFAVALLASFVMVLLGRWQWSRYELRSAINDRIDASTVVTPVPVGDVLSPATGGKGAAPGPGEDRAWTRITATGRYDATQEILVRNRTVDGQVGYEILTPLLLADGSALLVDRGWVPPHPDGITVAPQFPAAPSGTVTVVGRVHLTESGAGAVDQRNGHWETRRVSVPAIADKLPYPVLGAYVLADADTPGAQGLTAIEVGHENDWLNLGYAIQWWIFAAGALVGVAYLYRKDQREQRAAAESGTGPDPEPAPKPEPEPADAATSA encoded by the coding sequence GTGCACGCCCTCCTCACCCGCCGCTGGCTGACCGTCTTCGCCGTCGCCCTGCTCGCCTCCTTCGTGATGGTGCTGCTCGGCCGCTGGCAGTGGAGCCGGTACGAGCTGCGCAGCGCGATCAACGACCGGATCGACGCCAGCACCGTGGTCACGCCCGTGCCGGTCGGCGACGTGCTGTCCCCCGCCACCGGCGGCAAGGGCGCGGCCCCGGGCCCCGGCGAGGACCGCGCCTGGACGCGGATCACCGCCACCGGGCGGTACGACGCCACCCAGGAGATCCTGGTGCGCAACCGCACCGTCGACGGGCAGGTCGGCTACGAGATCCTCACGCCCCTGCTGCTGGCCGACGGCTCGGCGCTGCTGGTCGACCGCGGCTGGGTGCCGCCGCACCCCGACGGCATCACCGTCGCCCCGCAGTTCCCCGCAGCACCGAGCGGCACGGTCACCGTCGTCGGCCGGGTGCACCTGACCGAATCCGGCGCGGGCGCCGTCGACCAGCGCAACGGCCATTGGGAGACCCGCCGGGTCAGCGTGCCCGCCATCGCCGACAAGCTCCCCTACCCGGTGCTCGGCGCGTACGTGCTCGCCGACGCCGACACCCCCGGCGCGCAGGGGCTGACCGCGATCGAGGTCGGCCACGAGAACGACTGGCTCAACCTCGGGTACGCGATCCAGTGGTGGATCTTCGCGGCGGGCGCCCTGGTCGGCGTGGCCTACCTGTACCGCAAGGACCAGCGTGAGCAGCGCGCCGCGGCCGAGTCCGGCACCGGCCCGGACCCGGAGCCCGCGCCCAAGCCCGAGCCCGAGCCCGCCGACGCCGCCACGTCCGCCTGA
- a CDS encoding dipeptidase, whose amino-acid sequence MTTLTVDELRAAIERELPGVRADLEALVRIPGIAFDGFDFAPLERSAQAVAELMRGVGLDVQVSRIGDGHPAVIGRRPAPAGAPTVLLYAHHDVQPVGDLSKWESEPFEPTERDGRLYGRGAADDKAGVMAHIAALRAFGCGTDDDRLPLGVVVFVEGEEEFGSDSLPGLLEKHKAELAADVIVIADSGNWDIGVPALTTSLRGIVNTFVDVQVLGSAVHSGMFGGAVPDALTVLCRLLATLHDENGDVAVPGLVSGAAAPLDYPVDRYRAEAGILDGVELIGTGRIVDRMWTKPALAVLGIDAPRTAEAPNALVPAARAKLSMRLAPGDDPKSAYQALMAHLEKHVPWGAKISFEFEHDGNPCVIDATGKYFDAARSAFATAWDGTEPVEIGVGGSIPFIATFQEMFPGASILVTGVEDPHAKAHGPNESLHLGEFARVCLAEALLLHNVAEAAKS is encoded by the coding sequence ATGACGACCCTCACTGTTGACGAGCTGCGCGCTGCGATCGAGCGCGAGCTCCCGGGGGTACGGGCCGACCTCGAGGCGCTCGTACGCATTCCCGGCATCGCCTTCGACGGCTTCGACTTCGCCCCGCTGGAGCGTTCCGCCCAGGCGGTCGCCGAACTCATGCGCGGCGTCGGGCTCGACGTGCAGGTCAGCCGGATCGGCGACGGGCACCCCGCGGTCATCGGCCGCCGCCCCGCTCCGGCCGGCGCGCCGACCGTCCTGCTCTACGCCCACCACGACGTCCAGCCGGTCGGCGACCTGAGCAAGTGGGAGTCGGAGCCGTTCGAGCCGACCGAGCGCGACGGCCGCCTCTACGGCCGCGGCGCCGCCGACGACAAGGCCGGCGTCATGGCGCACATCGCGGCGCTTCGCGCGTTCGGCTGCGGCACCGACGACGACCGGCTGCCGCTGGGCGTGGTCGTGTTCGTCGAGGGCGAGGAGGAGTTCGGCTCCGACTCGCTGCCCGGCCTGCTGGAGAAGCACAAGGCCGAGCTGGCCGCGGACGTCATCGTCATCGCCGACTCCGGCAACTGGGACATCGGTGTGCCCGCGCTGACGACCTCGCTGCGCGGCATCGTGAACACCTTCGTCGACGTGCAGGTGCTGGGGTCCGCGGTGCACAGCGGCATGTTCGGCGGTGCCGTGCCCGACGCGCTGACCGTGCTGTGCCGGCTGCTGGCGACGCTGCACGACGAGAACGGCGACGTGGCGGTGCCCGGTCTGGTCAGCGGCGCGGCCGCGCCGCTGGACTACCCGGTGGACCGCTACCGCGCGGAGGCCGGCATCCTCGACGGCGTCGAGCTGATCGGCACCGGCCGCATCGTCGACCGGATGTGGACCAAGCCGGCGCTGGCCGTGCTCGGCATCGACGCCCCGCGCACCGCCGAGGCGCCCAACGCGCTCGTGCCGGCGGCCCGCGCCAAGCTGAGCATGCGGCTCGCCCCCGGCGACGACCCGAAGTCGGCGTACCAGGCGCTGATGGCGCACCTGGAGAAGCACGTGCCGTGGGGCGCGAAGATCAGCTTCGAGTTCGAGCACGACGGCAACCCGTGCGTGATCGACGCCACCGGCAAGTACTTCGACGCGGCCCGCTCGGCGTTCGCGACGGCCTGGGACGGCACCGAGCCGGTCGAGATCGGCGTCGGCGGGTCGATCCCGTTCATCGCGACGTTCCAGGAGATGTTCCCGGGTGCGTCGATCCTGGTCACCGGCGTGGAGGACCCGCACGCCAAGGCGCACGGCCCCAACGAGAGCCTGCACCTGGGCGAGTTCGCCCGGGTCTGCCTCGCCGAGGCCCTGCTCCTGCACAACGTCGCCGAGGCCGCCAAGTCCTGA
- a CDS encoding uridine kinase family protein, with amino-acid sequence MTAEVAGDGVAADEVARLLAAPPRLGRSRLVLIDGPSGAGKTFHAARLAQALGERSVSVVHTDDLLDGWDDQFTYWPRLERQVLAPIRLGAPGGYHPYDWHLRRFGTEWVTVWPAEVVIVEGVGSARAQGRAWASLTVFVDAPPAVRRARSVLRDGPAMQPVLREWRRRESIHFAADGTAALADLRIDGGG; translated from the coding sequence ATGACCGCCGAGGTGGCAGGAGACGGGGTGGCGGCCGACGAGGTCGCCCGGCTGCTGGCGGCGCCGCCGCGGCTCGGGCGCAGCCGGCTGGTGCTGATCGACGGGCCGAGTGGGGCCGGCAAGACCTTCCACGCGGCGCGGCTGGCGCAGGCGCTGGGCGAGCGGTCGGTCTCCGTGGTGCACACCGACGACCTGCTCGACGGCTGGGACGACCAGTTCACCTACTGGCCGCGGCTGGAGCGGCAGGTGCTCGCGCCGATCCGGCTGGGCGCGCCGGGCGGCTACCACCCGTACGACTGGCACCTGCGGCGCTTCGGCACCGAGTGGGTGACCGTGTGGCCCGCCGAGGTGGTGATCGTCGAGGGCGTGGGCAGCGCCCGCGCGCAGGGCCGGGCCTGGGCCAGCCTCACCGTGTTCGTGGACGCCCCGCCCGCGGTGCGCCGCGCCCGCAGCGTGCTGCGCGACGGACCGGCGATGCAGCCGGTGCTGCGCGAGTGGCGGCGGCGCGAGTCGATCCACTTCGCCGCCGACGGCACCGCCGCGCTGGCCGACCTGCGCATCGACGGAGGCGGCTGA
- a CDS encoding cobyric acid synthase, with product MSGILIAGTTSDAGKSVLTAGVCRWLHRRGVRVAPFKAQNMSNNSAVVVDGQGRGGEIGRAQALQAVASGQEPQVRFNPVLLKPGSDHTSQVVLLGQAVDTIDAANFRRLKPAMSGAAFAAYDELRAEYDVVVCEGAGSPAEINLRDHDYVNMGLARHGRMPTIVVGDIDRGGVFAAMFGTVALLDAEDQALVAGFVVNKFRGSRELLQPGVDMIEAATGRTVYGVLPFDVDLWLDAEDALAYGRVLGRPGPARGQEWLRVAVVRLPHISNATDAEALACEPGVSVRLTVEPGEIADADLVVLPGTKATVDDLRWLRYTGLDQAVLAHARAGRPLLGICGGFQMLSEQIADEVESRRGEVAGLGLLPVRIVFAPDKTLSRPAGQALGADVRGYEIHHGRVAYRDPALASLITLPDGDTEGVAAGNVFGTHWHGAFESDEFRRRFLTLAAGLAGRHGFEVAPDTSFAAMREATVDRLGDLVEEHLDTERLWQLIEKGAPVGLPFLPPGAPSLG from the coding sequence ATGAGCGGGATCTTGATCGCCGGCACGACGTCCGACGCCGGCAAGAGCGTGCTGACCGCGGGGGTGTGCCGCTGGCTGCACCGCCGCGGTGTGCGGGTGGCCCCGTTCAAGGCGCAGAACATGTCGAACAACTCGGCGGTCGTCGTCGACGGGCAGGGCCGCGGCGGCGAGATCGGGCGGGCGCAGGCGCTGCAGGCGGTCGCCAGTGGGCAGGAGCCGCAGGTGCGGTTCAACCCGGTGCTGCTCAAGCCCGGCAGCGACCACACCAGCCAGGTCGTGCTGCTGGGGCAGGCGGTGGACACCATCGACGCGGCGAACTTCCGGCGGCTGAAGCCGGCCATGTCCGGCGCCGCGTTCGCCGCCTACGACGAGCTTCGGGCGGAGTACGACGTGGTGGTGTGCGAGGGCGCGGGCAGCCCGGCGGAGATCAACCTCCGCGACCACGACTACGTCAACATGGGGCTGGCCCGGCACGGGCGGATGCCCACGATCGTGGTCGGCGACATCGACCGCGGCGGCGTCTTCGCGGCCATGTTCGGCACCGTCGCCCTGCTCGACGCCGAGGACCAGGCGCTGGTCGCCGGCTTCGTGGTCAACAAGTTCCGCGGCTCGCGGGAGCTGCTCCAGCCCGGCGTGGACATGATCGAGGCGGCCACCGGCCGGACCGTGTACGGCGTGCTGCCGTTCGATGTGGACCTGTGGCTCGACGCGGAGGACGCGCTCGCGTACGGGCGGGTGCTCGGCCGGCCCGGCCCGGCCCGCGGGCAGGAGTGGCTGCGGGTCGCCGTGGTGCGGCTGCCGCACATCTCCAACGCCACCGACGCCGAGGCGCTGGCCTGCGAGCCCGGGGTGAGCGTGCGGCTGACCGTCGAGCCGGGCGAGATCGCCGACGCCGACCTGGTGGTGCTGCCCGGCACCAAGGCGACCGTGGACGACCTGCGCTGGCTCCGTTACACCGGGCTGGACCAGGCCGTGCTCGCGCACGCCCGGGCCGGGCGGCCGCTGCTGGGCATCTGCGGCGGCTTCCAGATGCTGTCCGAGCAGATCGCCGACGAGGTGGAGAGCCGCCGCGGCGAGGTGGCCGGGCTCGGGCTGCTGCCGGTGCGGATCGTGTTCGCGCCGGACAAGACGCTGTCCCGGCCGGCCGGGCAGGCGCTCGGCGCGGACGTGCGCGGCTACGAGATCCATCACGGGCGGGTGGCGTACCGGGATCCGGCGCTGGCCTCGCTGATCACCCTGCCCGACGGCGACACCGAGGGCGTGGCCGCCGGCAACGTGTTCGGCACGCACTGGCACGGCGCGTTCGAGTCCGACGAGTTCCGCCGCCGCTTCCTCACCCTGGCCGCGGGCCTGGCCGGGCGGCACGGGTTCGAGGTCGCGCCGGACACGAGCTTCGCCGCCATGCGCGAGGCGACCGTCGACCGGCTCGGTGACCTGGTGGAGGAGCACCTGGACACCGAGCGCCTGTGGCAGCTGATCGAGAAGGGAGCGCCGGTGGGCCTGCCGTTCCTGCCGCCGGGCGCGCCGTCGCTCGGATGA
- the ssb gene encoding single-stranded DNA-binding protein codes for MFDTNITIVGNVLTAPEWRRTSQSGQLVANFKVASTARRLDRANNRWVDGNSLRVRVNCWRRLAEGVASSVMVGDPVVVVGRLYTRDWIDEDGQRRVMYELEAAAVGHDLSRGRGRFARTKPGTSTSAIEDGTGESRVGGEQTEAAPDMRIGPDPNDPLFADDDAFGGAFDLDAIASLRGGGLQAELVAGEQDADDEDADDDLDEDEAAARSRIPVAA; via the coding sequence GTGTTTGACACGAACATCACGATCGTCGGCAACGTGCTCACCGCGCCGGAGTGGCGGCGGACCAGCCAGTCCGGGCAGCTCGTGGCCAACTTCAAGGTGGCCTCCACGGCCCGCCGGCTGGACCGGGCCAACAACCGCTGGGTCGACGGGAACAGCCTGCGTGTGCGGGTCAACTGCTGGCGGCGGCTCGCCGAGGGCGTCGCCAGCTCGGTGATGGTCGGCGACCCCGTGGTGGTCGTCGGCCGCCTCTACACCCGCGACTGGATCGACGAGGACGGCCAGCGCCGCGTGATGTACGAGCTGGAGGCGGCGGCGGTCGGCCACGACCTGTCCCGGGGCCGGGGCAGGTTCGCCCGGACGAAGCCGGGCACCTCGACCAGTGCGATCGAGGACGGCACGGGCGAGAGCCGGGTGGGCGGCGAACAAACCGAGGCCGCGCCGGACATGCGGATCGGCCCGGACCCGAACGACCCGCTGTTCGCCGACGACGACGCATTCGGCGGGGCGTTCGACCTCGACGCGATCGCGTCGCTGCGCGGCGGCGGCCTGCAGGCCGAGCTCGTCGCCGGCGAGCAGGACGCCGACGACGAGGACGCCGACGACGACCTCGACGAGGACGAGGCGGCGGCCCGCTCGCGGATCCCCGTCGCGGCATAG